The proteins below come from a single Cylindrospermopsis raciborskii Cr2010 genomic window:
- a CDS encoding PP2C family protein-serine/threonine phosphatase encodes MSQFPSQSTEINSSATRDVTPMVALKEIVARLHREQNKIQELLGSLGFALRSFNNLNQFLELIPFMAAKVTDADGSALFLYKPNGQVTLEQLHWQDSQQRKSIRKALETASSQITLFPSSAPVTTTGILDDQMQMYLGPDVQVFGTAIIVKHTERGWLYVLSRDPDYSWTETRQKLVRLVADQTGVAIGNDELSVELRKKELLDQELEIAAEIQRRLLPRLCPNIPGAVLAARFKPANRVGGDYYDFIATNHTTNYPPHHLSQENTCWALVIADVMGKGVPAGLIMTMLRGMLRGEVLHGNSAAGILQNLNRVMYADLENSNRFVTMFYSEYDPKTRVLSYSNAAHNPPLWWHARSRTVTRLDTMGMLIGLDANSQYENGQALLEPGDTVIYYTDGLTDAAAASGDRFSEDNFITSFSAACRYCNGPQEIADYLFDKVQEFIGTDKQNTDDMTLVVLQISQDEEP; translated from the coding sequence GTGTCCCAATTTCCTTCTCAATCCACAGAAATCAATAGTAGTGCCACTAGAGATGTCACCCCAATGGTGGCACTAAAAGAGATTGTGGCTAGGTTACATCGGGAACAGAACAAAATTCAAGAGCTGCTGGGTTCTCTGGGATTTGCCTTGAGGAGTTTCAACAATTTAAATCAGTTCCTGGAACTGATTCCGTTTATGGCTGCTAAGGTAACGGATGCGGATGGTAGTGCCCTATTTCTGTATAAGCCCAATGGTCAAGTTACCTTAGAACAGTTACATTGGCAAGATAGTCAGCAAAGGAAAAGCATCCGTAAAGCTCTGGAAACTGCCAGTAGTCAAATTACCCTTTTCCCCAGTTCAGCGCCAGTCACAACTACTGGCATACTAGATGACCAGATGCAAATGTATTTGGGTCCGGATGTACAGGTTTTTGGTACGGCAATTATAGTTAAACACACAGAAAGGGGTTGGCTATATGTTCTAAGTCGGGATCCTGATTACAGTTGGACAGAGACCAGGCAAAAACTAGTGAGACTGGTTGCTGATCAAACTGGAGTAGCTATTGGCAATGATGAATTGTCTGTAGAGCTGCGGAAAAAAGAACTGTTGGATCAAGAACTGGAAATCGCAGCGGAGATCCAACGGAGACTTTTACCCCGTTTATGTCCTAATATTCCTGGTGCTGTCCTAGCTGCACGTTTTAAACCAGCTAATCGGGTGGGAGGAGATTATTATGATTTTATTGCCACCAATCACACCACCAATTACCCTCCCCACCATCTGAGTCAGGAAAACACCTGTTGGGCTCTAGTGATTGCGGATGTGATGGGTAAAGGTGTTCCCGCAGGTTTAATTATGACCATGTTACGAGGAATGCTCAGAGGTGAGGTACTTCATGGTAATTCAGCAGCAGGAATTTTGCAGAATTTAAACCGGGTTATGTATGCTGACTTAGAAAATTCGAACCGCTTTGTTACTATGTTCTATTCTGAATATGACCCAAAAACCCGAGTTTTGTCTTATAGTAATGCCGCCCATAACCCACCTCTGTGGTGGCATGCCAGATCCAGAACTGTGACTAGACTGGACACAATGGGTATGCTTATTGGTCTCGATGCTAACAGTCAATATGAAAATGGACAAGCTCTTTTAGAACCAGGTGACACTGTAATTTATTATACTGATGGTTTAACGGATGCTGCAGCTGCAAGTGGCGATCGCTTTAGTGAAGATAATTTCATTACTTCATTTAGTGCTGCTTGTCGGTATTGTAATGGGCCCCAAGAAATAGCGGATTATTTATTTGATAAGGTGCAGGAATTTATTGGAACTGATAAACAAAATACTGATGATATGACCCTAGTAGTTCTGCAAATTTCCCAGGATGAGGAACCATAA